The DNA region gGTAACATACAGTAAACATGGTCTAAATAGCTATTCTTTATGTTCGTATCTATTAGCACCCAATTTCACAGTGGATCAACTAGTGCAGAGAACATACTGAAGAACATAATGGGTtctgaactgagagagagagagaaatagagagagaaagaaaaaacaaaagagagaatgagaaagagagaggaagagagaggcatTCACAGGGAGAAACATAATAAGAAAAGCACAGACTAGCTGGAATGGTTTGGTGAGTACATGAGTATTGAGcctacatacagacacaaggACATCTGGGTTGAAACCAGGGAACTAGAGAAAGAGCAGAGCGCAACACAATTCCTGGCAACATTTTAGCGCACGTCAAACATGGAGGAGGATTTAGAGTGAACCTTATCAATGACATGCTTCGTTTAATAATTGTTCATTTTATGGCAGTTAAGTTAAACTAAAGCTACAAACAGAGCACATTGATGAGAGATTTGAATGGTATCCACAGCAAAAGGTGTCATCTTGTACCCCAGCAATATACAAAATGGTCAGACTATTGAATGTCCTATTTTTTTCTATATCTTTGGTGGAAACCAAGGATGCGACCGGACTGAACGAGTGAgtcatggggtgtgtgtgtgaaagcagatGCGGTATGACGTGTGTGAGGTTGTGACTGGAGCCATGCTACACTGGGCTGTGGTCGGGGGAGGCGTGTGTAATGGCCACCACGCACTCCGAGGCGTCCTTGGTCCTGCGAAGACTGGTATAGAGGCGCTCCTCCAGGTTGGCCGCCAGCTTGTCGGTCAGCTCTGCCGTGATGGTCTGCGGCCCGTAGCCCTTTTCCGGTGGCTGCGGCGGTGGCGGTGAGCAGCGCTCGTCCTGTGGTTCAGGCGGAAGTCCGGCCTGCCTACTCTGCTCGGTCGCAGCGCACTCCGATGCGAGGACGGAGTGAGACGTCGTTTCCTCGTCCTTGTCCCTCACTGTCCCTGAGCTATTGCTAGGGCTGACTTTTCTCtggtcctcctgctcctcttggACGTCTGTTGGTCGCTCCTCGTCCTGCTTGGGGGTGTCCGGCGTTCTGGGGGTACCCTCGCTGGCCTCCTCGTCCGGCGCGCTGACGATGCGCGGTAGCGTGCTGTGGTAGCTGGTCTCCATCGGGTAGTTGACGCTCTCGCCACGCCGAAGTGGAGTCCGGTGGCGGTCAAACGAGGTGGCCAAGCGCTGCCCGGGGTCGCTGTACTGCTTGGAGCGTTGCCACTGCTTCCGCAGGTGGGTGCAGGAGCGGTGCTTCAAGCGCAGCGGCGACTCCTGCTGGTCAAACTGCGGATCATGCCTCAGGAACTCGTGAAAGAGGGCGTCGGTCTTCTCGTCGATGCTGTAGTCGCGACGGTGCAGGAAAGGGTGTGACGACGATGATGACGACGCCGACGACGGCTGCTGCTGCGACTGCTGTTGAGTGTTGCGTGGCGTGAACATCTGGCCGTACGGCGACCACGCCACGGCGCCCTCTGTGTCACTCAAGCCTAGGCCGCCGCCGACGGCAACGCCGCCACTAGCGCCGGGCTCCTCCTCAAGCTCCTCGTCGAAGACGTGCGACTCCAGGCTCTCGCAGACGGTGCCCCGGTGGCCTGAGCTGGTGAAGAAGTGCCGGCGCTCCAGCGCCGAGCCGTCCTTGCTGGTACAGCTGCCGCTGCCGAACAGCCGGAGCTCCTCGGGGGCGCGGGCCGGCGCTTCGATGGAGGCGTAGCCGCTGTCCATCTGCAGCAGCTTCCGGTTGCCCGACTCGCCGTCGCTCCCTTTCTCCGAGTCCACGCTGTCCTGCTTCCCCCTCTTCGGCTCGACCTCGTCCGTAGGCGACGACGTGTCGGCGTCCTCCTCGATCTCGTCCCCGATGTCTTGCGAGGGGTAACTCCGCAGTGCCCCTTTCTCCGCTTTGGCGCCCAGCGAGCACACACTGTCCATGTCGCCGCTGCGGACCGAGTCCTTGTCGTTGCTGCTGCTCTGGTCAGAGGACACACACTTCTCCAGGGAAGCTCGCAGGGTCCAGATGTCACGGTATAGCGCCTGGTGGTCTGAGCTCTCCCGACGGCAGCCCAGCCCAGCGGTAGCCTCGTCCGGCAGCTCAGAGAAGGACGCCCCGACCAGGCTACCCCCTGAGCTACAGCTgggctccaccaccacctccacctctaaCCTGCAGGAAagggagtgggtgggtggggggagggggggtccaAGTTAGAACATGCACGTCATCCCAATTAGGGCTACCGCACATCGACAATGCACACCATGACTGTGACCACAGCTACTTCATTATGACATGTTAATTACCATGGGGTTAGCATTATGCACCTCATCACACACCCGCAACTAATGGCTCGCGCCACCAGATGCTGTTATGCAAAGCTCTGAAGGTGATCAAAAACTACTGTGAAGAGCATGACTTGCACTTTGGCatttagatagagagagagagagagagagagagagagagagagagagagagagagagaaataaagggtAGAGGGTAGATGACTTAATGTTAAAGCTGCTCTAGCAAGTTTGAGTTAATGCTGATACCTAATGGCTTGTGACTTGTGACTGACAGGCCACACATATAAGGTGTTTAAACAAGTCAGAGGTTCCCCTTGAGACTACTCTCAACATTCGTGATAGGCTCCATCTCCTTACGGAGAGAAACCTCCTGTGAGATGGACAGGATTGTAATGTCAACCTGGGGCACCTTGGATGAAATGGATCTCTGATCTCAGGCCAGTGTGGTCGGGgcaacagcacagcagcagcagcggtggaTGTCTGAGGCCATGCGGCGTGTGCAGGCGAGGGAATGGATGGCGAGGGAATTAAAGATACCTGCCGAGGGAAGGTGGTGGCGTGGAGGGGGGCGAGAGGATGCGGGGGGTGGGATGGTACACGATGTCCTTGGTGCCGGCGATGTACTGGATGAGGTCGATGTGGTGTGCGTCGTGCTCCTCCTGGTCCATGCTCTCGCTGGCTGCACGTTGGCGCTGGAACTGCCTCCTTTTAGGCGAACCTGTGCACACAACATGGACACAATCCTATTGTTCAGTAATGGTAAAGGTAGCTGTTATATGGCAGCATATATGTAGATACCCTACGAAATGGGTTAAAGTCAAAATGTACTGGTGATATGAATGGTAAAGTCAAAATGAAACTATAATATTTTCCCAAATATTATCTTATCTTATTATCTTCTTAACAATGGATGCATGGATTGCCTCTTCTGCACAGCCTGTTGCCAATGGCACATAAATGGAACATTAATTCAAGACTGAAAGAGCGGCCTTTCTACCAATTAGTTTATCGTTTAACGTCACATCTGCATGTTTCAAAAGGGCAGTGGGAAAGGTCAAGAGGTTTAAGAAAACCTCAtcattgtcaaatttattttcCCCCCTCAGTCGCCCATTGACAGCTCCAAGGAAACTGCTaatgtctcattctctctctctctctctctctctccatatatatatatatatatatatacacagctTTCCTTCTAAGATGTCCACAGCAACAGCCTTTTCCAAAGAAATGCCATGAATGGTTCCAGGCAAGTCAAGGCTTCCTGAGAtgattgttgatgatgatgttgttcCCAACAAGCTCTCTCTGAGTCAGTGTtttctgtgtatatgtgagtgtgagagtgtgagagagagagagagagagagacagagagagagagaaagagaaagagagagagaaattgaattgaacagaaacagagagagagagagagtgagagacagagagtcagcgagagagaaagagagaatgagagagagaatgagagagaagaagaagagagagtagTCCACGGGGAGCTGCCAGGAAGCTGCGTTGAACCCCGGAAAGCTCGGTAGAGGAAGAGCCCTGCGTCACCCAGCCATCTGTCTTCTAGAGAAGGCTTGGCTAACCAACACAGCCACTCCCTCTTGGCCACCATACAAGCACTCTTCAAGCTCAGTGTCCACATTGAAACAACGTCCTTTCAAATGATGAATCGTCATATCAAACTGAAAAAAACTCGGAAATTATTTtaatcaggtttttttttttgttctagaATTTGCCTTGGCCAAAGTACATAGCTTAAGTCGGAAAGACACCACAGACAAATAAATGTCTTTATGTCTTTTCCTTTTCCTTAATATAATTTAGTTCATTGTTCTGTGTCCTGCTGAAGCTTATTATCTGAGAGCAAGAACTAGGGTACAAGTGAAGAGACAACTCTGGGAAcggggggtgggtggagggttggggtggtgatggtggtgggggtgggggtcatgTATTGGCTGTAATGACGAGTACCCCCTCCTTACCTCTGGTGTCCAGACTGGACGCCCGCTGGGTGCTGTCAAACTTCCACTTCTTGATCTTGAAATAGGGGCTCGCACCCTCCAAGCTGGCATGGCGCCTCAGTTTGGAGAAGAACTGCAGCACGGGGCCCTGGGTAGGGTTGGCCGAAGATGTGCCCGCGGAGGACATCCCCGTCTCACCCAAACTCCTGGGACTGCCTCCGTTCCGAGAGCTGGACCCCATTACCTCGATCTGAGCATGACAGGGAAAACCAAGAGTTCATATAATCTGAGTGTGGAGAACCAAGAGGGCGCAGAAAGTAACGTGTTCCCTTTGTGTGGGAGATAAATATGGAAGAGAACCTCTTGTCCTCTGTGTCACAGACAGCCACACTTGTGGGTTGAATGGCAAAAGTTGTAAGTGCCTATAAGGCTGGAGTTGCACAttgaatgtcacacacacacacacacacacacacacacacacacaaccaaatcacacacagacacacttcacAGACTTCACAGACCCAGTCGCTAGAGTGATTGCTCACTTGACACAAGGGCCCCGCCcccaccaagacacacacacacaaacatgcgcaaGCACTTGTGGTATTCACTTGTGTGGTGCATAAACACAGTGACTCACCATGGAGGGTCTTGGGGCGAGCTTGGGGCTCGGGGCACCAGTTGGGACGCTGATGCTGAAGCTCGTGTCCACGGTGGAGTTGAGTGCGTCCCCAGGGAGGGCTGAGCTGAGGCTGACGTGCAGGCCGGTTAGTGCCGTCTGGGGCAGAGGGGGGCGCACTGAGGGCTGTTAGGTGAACGGtcaagcagaaagagagagagagagagggggcagttAAGGTAACGAAAGAGGTCAATGCTCATGACAGAATGTCAATATCATGTCGAGAAGGAGGACTGATATAAGGAGCTTGGCTGGGTGAGGCTCCTCAGCTCCCCCGGTGTCTCAATCAATACCCTCTGTGCATCAAAGTGTCACAGTCGAGTAGTGCCTGGGCTTGCCCTCGTTTGTCTGATTTGTTTTCTCAGAGTGCTGTCCAATGCTGGGCGTCATAGCGACTTATAGTagcctctctctcattctatttTCTGCGCTCTCTTTCCGCTCTCACCTGGAAGATGGAGAGGCTGGACTTGGAGGCGGGCCGTGTGGTCATGGCAATGCTGTTCTCCGATGACTCACACTCGTGGATGGTGACTATCTTGAGGGCAGGCGGCGGAATGTGGAGGTGCGTGAGCCGGGCATTCTTCAGGTGGTGGAAGTCCCCCTCCGTAAGAGTGTACCTGAGTACATATGGAAGGGTCAGTGAGTGAGGCCACCACAAAAGCCTATCGGAGGGGACTCAAGGTACTTGGAGACTGGTCAGACAAATGCAAGTGTCCAACCAAAACCAACAGTTGGCTCAGTGTGCGCCatcagtctgtgtttttcaagTTTTGGTAACAAATGTCTGTCTTGTCAGCTGTCTGGGAAGTGGGGAAATGACTGCTGGTTTTGTAAACATTCTAAAGACTGCAAGCAACTGCAGCCAACTTTGTCCGACACTGGGGACGTTAGTTGGGCATTGTCTGGGCAGTGTGCAAGGCAAGCACCTTTAGATCTCACACCATTGACTATTTCAGCAGGATAGCCCAGCCCTATGGATGAGTGATCATAAACCTTTTCTTTGTAATTCACAATTCAAGTCATGCAGATACAGTGAGATCCAGGCCAATCGATTCCTAAAACATTTCCGGCCAATACATTAGACATTTCCGACCAACACATTGATTCCTTTGACAAAACAACATACCAAAACATTGTTTCTGACCAACACATTAGACACCCTCTCCCTATACTACCTAATCAATTTCTGGAGGgttttttttctgacagaaAGGTTTCTTTTCAAAAGGTTTCTTTTCATAAACTGTCTAAAGTCTGGAGCAGGAAGCATTTCTGAGACTCTGTGTGCAGACGGGTGAATTAATGAGGGCACGGTGCAACAAGGGACTCAGAGGGCAATCAAGGgaagtgtttgtctgtttgtgtctgtgtgggcgTCTGACCTGCGGCCCTTCTCCTGTGCCTTCTTGCCATGGTCGAAGAGCGCCGCCTCGTTGAAGGAGACCCGGCGGCCGGTGGTGCCGGTGGACAGAAAGCGTTCCGTCTCCATGTCATGGGAGCTGGCGGCTGACAGACAGTCCGATTCATCAACCCGGATTGTGATCTCTGtaggggggtgggtgggaggaTATTGGGTGGTTTGGAAGGGTGACAGGAGGATGTTATTTTAAAAATCGATGCAAAATAGCTGAGGTTTTTATGAAAGTGCCTACAGTATTGCAATGTGCCAGAATGCATTGTTCCGTCCATTTTGGCAGGgggacacacaagcacaaggctctacacatgcacaaaagGCACCAGGGTCATTTGTTTCTTTACACAGCTGCTATCAATCTCACACAGATCTGTCCGATAACTTTTAAGGGAACCTTTCTCAGATATTCCACAGATCTAATGTCATATGAACACCAAGACACTGCCAACCACAGCAATGAAGTAGATAGTAAAGGTTGTGTTATGATTACCATGTACAGGCTGAGATTCCTCAAGATAAGATGTTTTGGTCTTCTCTGGATCATCACTGGCCCTAAAATGCAGAAGACGGTGAATCTAAGGTCAAGATCTCCAGTGTCAAAATTGCAATGTCCAAACTGTATACACCGTGTTCTGAATGTTGTTCAAAAACAGCTGAAACAATCTACTTCAAATAACATAGCTAAATGCTAATGGTCACTGCTGCAATGCTGTTTCCTCTGATAGCTTTCACTTCCTCCCTGACCAGATCTCTGGGTGAGAGGGGAACAGATTGTGATGAAGTTTCCAAGCTGCATctccatccccaacacacacacacacacaccctctccctgCACGGTTTTCAGCCAGAGCTTATGCTCCTGCAGGAAGGGGAGATTAATCAACACCGATGGCTGCAATGAAATCTCATTACACTCATCATTTGTCCCTGTCTGCTCAGCTCTCGCCCAGCCAGACATCAACCAGCCTGCAACGCACTGCATAGAGGCAGAGGGGGGAGACTAATGTTACAGCAGCGCACAGCGCCAAATtgagccagagagagggagagagacagagacagacagagagagagagggaaagagagagagagagggaaagagagagaagagaaagagtgtgtgagagagagagagtgaagagagagagttaacTTCAGAAAATGGTGAGATCAATGTGAGTTTTCCTTGCAAAAACACCCTCTAGGTCTCCGAAGCGGTTCTTTCTCTCAGCGTGGCTAGAATAGCAATTATTGATTTTGTTAATGTTTGTCCTGCGTGTGTAATCATAGCACAGTAacattaacccccccccccaacaaacaaataaataaactgcATCATTTCTAATAGGGCACAGTGGTGACTCACTTCTGGCTTTCAGGCAAAGGTGTGCATGTGTCCGTTCATATTCTCTACATGACATCAAATAAGGAGAGTGGGAGTGTGTATTTGATCTCACCGTGCGTGGCGTCGGTCTTCATCACAGCAGTGGCGACAGACGATCAATAGCACGGACAACAGGACCAATGTCCCCCcaaggaagatggagagaaggaccAACAGGAGGACGTAGCCATCCTGTTTCCCCGTTTCCAATGGAAAGTCCTGCACAAACAATTCTGAGGTCAGGGGTAAATAAATGGCTTCATCACTTAATGGCAACCAGATTTATCCTGACAGTGGACAGACActgggccacatcagggcctaATCCTTTCTGTAAAATTACAGACATCCCGAGAATCACCCCTTTGAGCATTATGGCTTGAATATGGTGTTGCTAAGACATCGTGCCACCTGACTGATTGGGGTCAGGGGAGGCCCTTGTGTCTGTAGACTGAGCTTGCTGAGGGGCCTTGGGGAGAAAGAGCGCAGGTGTGCTCTTTGTTCTAGAGTTGAGACATTAAGTGGTGTATTCAAAGATCCAAAGAGTTGCAGGGCTTGGGGCAGAGGCGGAGACGTGAGCTCCTGACAcaaggataaagagagagagagagagatagagagtgggagggggagagggagagagaaagaaaggtttCTCCCTAATAGACATCAAAGACTTGGGATAGCTTCTCCAGGCTCTGCACTTGATTAAAATGTTCACTGTGCACCTCATgaatgtataaaatgtatagaCTATAGTATGTGTgcagtaaaacaaaaaaagacaaaccaAAGAAAATATTTCTGTAAGATAAGCCTGAAATGTGCTGAAACTGAGACATTTCCCTAGGCATTTCCTGCTTTGGTTACTTGAGCTGCATTGGTTATTTGGCTAAGCATATCTGTATGCAATAGTGTAGATTCCATGTTGAGAGCTAACAAACGCAAAAATGTCGTCTGAGAAGTTTACATTGTTTCAATACCTGTTGAATTATCAATAAAACACATTTCCATATCAATAACACCTTTAAATCAATAAATAACTCTCAACTCAAGCTATCCTCGCTGTATTTTTCACTAAAAGATACAATAAAAAGAAGCTCCCAAATAGATTTGTAACATTTAGATTTGCAACATTTGATattcacattttaaaaagtCTGTCTTCAAACACAATTGCAGCACATTTCCCAACTGCAAGGATCACctgattaaataaaaaaaaaacttggcaAAGACACTGAAAAACAGGACCTGTGAGTTTCAGAATGACCACAATATGTGATTATAACCACGTCTCTATTTCCGTTCCTTCAGCTGATGATGTCTGCAACAAAGTTTCCTCAAAGGTACACAAGCTTCAGATGAAATCACGGATTTAATTACTGGAAACACAGAGCAGGATGTCCTCTATTAGCGCGGGTCGTCTTTGAATGAAGTTAGATCCGCTAGCAGAACAGGAAGGATGAGAGCTCTGTGTGTACTTACTGTGGGGTTTTCAGTTAGGTTTTTCCAGACGGTAGACTCATTGCTCATGGTCCACGCGAGCGATGTCCTCTCCCCCTGAGGAAATGATCACAGGAAGTCGTGCAGTCCGTATGGCACTATAGCAATTTTGATTCCAGttaaccatctctctctctctctctccctagggGTTTGAAAATATCTGTGATCCGACAGTGTCATGTTTgcttaaaaacatgtttttttttcactagaACTGACAACATGAAAAGGGACAATTCTGTTACCAAACTAACTAAAAAGTTAGTGTGTTAAATGCAATTCTGCATCATTTCCCTCCTTGATATATGTATTGTAGAAATGCCTCTGACATCTGCTAGTACAGCTTGCAGTGAAAAACAAACATCACTCAGAAGAGATCAGTGCTTCTAAAATCTGAAGGTGAGAGAACACAAGGTGCCAGACAGTCACTCACGCTTCCTTGCCGTAAATCACAAATCTCAAGTCATCAAATCTCTGAACtcgctcaccctctctctcccagctctctttctgtccctgaGTGCAGAATATCACACTGTGATTccattataaagtgatgactcCACCTTTAGCAGCAGCTGAGGCCCAGCGGTATGTGGTCCGTCTGCTAGATAATAGCCATTAATGCTGCAGCTTCTTCCCACACTGTGCAAACACTCACCTCCTCAGCGGTTCCCCATCAAACAGCAAGAAAAAGGTAAAATACAGAATGAGCTTTCCACTAGCAGTGTCACTTCACTCTGCTCTctttccaccctctctctctctctctctctctctctctctctctctctctctctctctgtgtttttcagTGGAAGCCTAGCAGTGTTCGGTGTGTCTCCCTGCGATAAGCCTGTTCAGCCTTGGCTCTCTCTGCATTCTAAGCTTGCCTTTGCCCACCCACCTGGTTCTCTGGCTTCCTAATGGCTGCGGTGTCTGCAGAGCAAACGCTTGGAGTGTCACACAGCAAGTTCACTGCTCACAAGCTTCACATAATGACTATCAGAGCCTAATCATCCTAAACAGAGTTCACATCAttttaaaagagaaaaaaatgtatagaTAGATCAACACAAGAACAactaaataaatgttatggcatgaaattgttttttattattattattattattattattattacaattgTAATAAAGTCCTGTTACATCACTCCCTGAAAAAACGCAGGCTATAAGTTTTGTGATCAAGGTCAGAATTACAAATGATCATATATTATAGTTCAGATATTAGAGTATTATTAGAGTGTCATGTTT from Alosa alosa isolate M-15738 ecotype Scorff River chromosome 9, AALO_Geno_1.1, whole genome shotgun sequence includes:
- the cbarpb gene encoding voltage-dependent calcium channel beta subunit-associated regulatory protein is translated as MSNESTVWKNLTENPTDFPLETGKQDGYVLLLVLLSIFLGGTLVLLSVLLIVCRHCCDEDRRHARASDDPEKTKTSYLEESQPVHEITIRVDESDCLSAASSHDMETERFLSTGTTGRRVSFNEAALFDHGKKAQEKGRRYTLTEGDFHHLKNARLTHLHIPPPALKIVTIHECESSENSIAMTTRPASKSSLSIFQPSVRPPLPQTALTGLHVSLSSALPGDALNSTVDTSFSISVPTGAPSPKLAPRPSMIEVMGSSSRNGGSPRSLGETGMSSAGTSSANPTQGPVLQFFSKLRRHASLEGASPYFKIKKWKFDSTQRASSLDTRGSPKRRQFQRQRAASESMDQEEHDAHHIDLIQYIAGTKDIVYHPTPRILSPPSTPPPSLGRLEVEVVVEPSCSSGGSLVGASFSELPDEATAGLGCRRESSDHQALYRDIWTLRASLEKCVSSDQSSSNDKDSVRSGDMDSVCSLGAKAEKGALRSYPSQDIGDEIEEDADTSSPTDEVEPKRGKQDSVDSEKGSDGESGNRKLLQMDSGYASIEAPARAPEELRLFGSGSCTSKDGSALERRHFFTSSGHRGTVCESLESHVFDEELEEEPGASGGVAVGGGLGLSDTEGAVAWSPYGQMFTPRNTQQQSQQQPSSASSSSSSHPFLHRRDYSIDEKTDALFHEFLRHDPQFDQQESPLRLKHRSCTHLRKQWQRSKQYSDPGQRLATSFDRHRTPLRRGESVNYPMETSYHSTLPRIVSAPDEEASEGTPRTPDTPKQDEERPTDVQEEQEDQRKVSPSNSSGTVRDKDEETTSHSVLASECAATEQSRQAGLPPEPQDERCSPPPPQPPEKGYGPQTITAELTDKLAANLEERLYTSLRRTKDASECVVAITHASPDHSPV